The window GGGATATGAACAAGAAGGCAAATCCTGTCTTTATCTATGATGATCAAGAAATTCAATATAAATTTAATGAAAACCACCCGTTCAATCAAGATCGTCTCACGATGACGGTGGATCTGCTGCGAAAAGCCGGCGCTCTGCCTGATAGCGCGCTGTGGGCTCCTCGCTCCGCGACAGACAGCGAACTGCTGCGGGTTCATTCACCCGCTTACATTGAAGCAGTGAAAGCGCTTAGCTGTTCCGTGCCGGAGGCGGCTTGGGTCCGAGAAGCAACGCGCTTCGGACTTGACACCGACGACACGCCCTACTTCGCCGGGATGCATGATACCACGGCGAAAGTCGTAGGCGGCTCCATCACCGCAGTCGAGCTGGTGATGTCCGGTAAGGCTCCGCACGCCCTTCACCTGGGCGGCGGATTGCACCATGCCCTGCAAAGCAAGGGCGCAGGTTTCTGCGTCTACAACGACGCGTCAGCGGCGATTGCGCACGCAAAAGAGATGTACGGCGCAAAAGTGTTGTACATCGACACAGATGTGCATCATGGAGATGGCGTGCAGTGGGGCTTCTACGCTGATCCTCAGGTATGCACACTTTCTATCCACGAGACGGGGAAATATTTATTCCCCGGCACGGGCGCCGTGAACGAACGCGGCGAAGGCGACGCGTTCGGCACGAACATCAACATGCCGGTGGAGCCCTACACCGAGGATGAGTCATGGCTGGAGTGCTTCGGCGAGGTGCTCACCGAGACGGTCGCCCGCTTCCAGCCAGACGTCATTATCTCGCAGCATGGGTGCGATGCCCATGCTTTCGACCCGCTCGCGCACGTCCATTGCTCCATGCGCGTGTACAAGGCTATGCCCGAGCTAATCCACTCCCTTGCGCATAAGTGGTGCGCAGGGCGGTGGGTAGCGCTCGGGGGCGGCGGGTACGACATCTGGCGTGTCGTACCACGGGCTTGGAGCCTGCTCTGGCTCGTAATGAGCGAGCAAGCGATCATAGATCAGCTGGAGGTGCAGCCCCAGCTGCAGCTGCCACAGGCGTGGCTGGACGCCTGGCAGAGCAAGAGCCCTGTCCAGCTGGTGGATACCTGGTTGGACCCTGTAGAAGCTTGGGCGCCAATTCCAAGGCGCTTAGCGATTGCCGAGAAGAACCGACAAACGAAGGAACTCGCCATGATGTATTTGAAGTAGAAATAAAAGCTCAGAACCGCCATTTCGGCGAAATTCCGAGCTTTTTTTATAGCTATCTTAGAGGAGATGTTTTACGATATCCTCAACCATTTTGTACGAATTTTCAGATGCCTGGACCGTAAACTCGGCAAAGTTAACGTGAGCGGAACCATCTGCTTTATCGGACATCGATCGCAGTACGACATAAGGAGTGGCATTCATCGAGCAAACTTGAGCCACCGATGCCCCTTCCATTTCAACACAAACGCCGTCAAGCTCTTCATACAGGCTGGCAACAACTTCCCTGCTTGCAATAAACTGGTCCCCAGAGAGTACTCTCCCCTTTTTAACTTTGCCTGCAAACAGT is drawn from Paenibacillus sp. V4I7 and contains these coding sequences:
- a CDS encoding acetoin utilization protein AcuC, whose product is MNKKANPVFIYDDQEIQYKFNENHPFNQDRLTMTVDLLRKAGALPDSALWAPRSATDSELLRVHSPAYIEAVKALSCSVPEAAWVREATRFGLDTDDTPYFAGMHDTTAKVVGGSITAVELVMSGKAPHALHLGGGLHHALQSKGAGFCVYNDASAAIAHAKEMYGAKVLYIDTDVHHGDGVQWGFYADPQVCTLSIHETGKYLFPGTGAVNERGEGDAFGTNINMPVEPYTEDESWLECFGEVLTETVARFQPDVIISQHGCDAHAFDPLAHVHCSMRVYKAMPELIHSLAHKWCAGRWVALGGGGYDIWRVVPRAWSLLWLVMSEQAIIDQLEVQPQLQLPQAWLDAWQSKSPVQLVDTWLDPVEAWAPIPRRLAIAEKNRQTKELAMMYLK